The sequence below is a genomic window from Bacteroidota bacterium.
CGCCGGCACCATTGAACAAGCTGCGAAAGAAAAGAAGGTAGTTACCAGTTTTATCCGCTAAACGAAAGCTGTTATTCTTTCACAATCTTTTTTACCCTGATTCCGTTTTCGGTTTCTATCATCAAGAAGTATACGCCGCCTGCAGGTTTTTCAATGTTCAGGCGCGTTTGTGCGAGTGTTAAAATAGCTCTGAAAACACGAGCTAATTATCCCGGTTCTTCTATGTAGTTTATGTTCGCGGTAATGAAATATAAAATGTTGCACCCTTATCCGGTTCAGCCTCAGCCCAGGTTTTGCCGCCATGCCGCGCAATGATATTCCGGACATTAGCAAGACCGATGCCGGTTCCATCAAAACCTTTAGAGGAATGCATGCGCTGAAAAACACCGAATAATTTCTGCGCATATTGCATGTCGAAACCAATACCATTATCGCTGATAGAGAATACGTATTCTTTCTCCGTTTCCCGAAAATCTATTTTTATAATCACTATTGTCCGATAAAAATACAGAATATTATTTTGCAAACCGCAA
It includes:
- a CDS encoding ATP-binding protein, with the protein product CGLQNNILYFYRTIVIIKIDFRETEKEYVFSISDNGIGFDMQYAQKLFGVFQRMHSSKGFDGTGIGLANVRNIIARHGGKTWAEAEPDKGATFYISLPRT